From a region of the Candidatus Woesearchaeota archaeon genome:
- a CDS encoding SPASM domain-containing protein, with translation LMRLYIEATGNVSICGRWSGSNRYQLGNINNQSIKDIIADNHVIDEIKNKNKMTCDNCDCVYFNKAMVFVEENYKKNNRIEFLEK, from the coding sequence TTGATGAGATTATATATTGAAGCAACAGGAAACGTAAGTATATGTGGAAGGTGGTCGGGAAGCAACAGATATCAACTAGGAAATATTAATAATCAATCAATAAAAGATATTATTGCTGACAATCATGTAATTGACGAAATAAAAAATAAAAATAAAATGACTTGCGATAATTGCGATTGTGTTTATTTTAATAAGGCAATGGTATTTGTTGAAGAAAATTATAAAAAAAATAATCGAATAGAATTTCTAGAAAAATGA